The uncultured Sphaerochaeta sp. genome includes the window TGCAATATATGCTCCAGAACGTTTCAAGATGTTTCTGGTAGTCAGTTTTTAACTTTATAAGGAGAAATCAAATGGACAACAAGATGTTCTGTTTCCAATGTCAGGAAACCGCCCGCAATTTCGGATGTACGCAAGTAGGGGTATGTGGCAAACAGCCAGAGACAGCAAACCTGCAGGATCTTTTAATCTATGTAACCAAAGGGCTGAGCCAAGTTGCAACCAGACTCCGCGGGGAGAACAAGTCGGTCAGTAAGGATATCAACCACATTGTCACCTACAATCTTTTCACCACCATTACCAATGCAAACTTTGACGATGAAAAGGTAACCGAGAGAATTCTCCTTACCATCGAGGCAAAGAAGGGTTTACTTGCAGAACTTTCCAGTAAGGAAGGGTTGAGTGAAGCCGCTCTCTATGACAACACCGATACTGCTTCCTATGAAGAGTTTTCCAAGACTGTTGGTGTACTTGCTGAGAGTAATGAAGATGTCCGCTCCTTGAAGGAGTTGATCATCTATGGCTTGAAGGGAGTGAGCGCTTATACCAAGCATGCAAACAACCTGATCAAGGAAAATGAAGAGCTTGATGCCTTCATCCAGAGTGCCCTGAATGACCTGCTTGAAGAGAAGAGTGTTGATGAGCTTGTTGCCCTTACCCTGAAGACAGGGGAATGGGGTGTTGCAGGCATGGCACTGCTCGATGGAGCAAATACCGGCACCTATGGTAACCCTGAGATGACAAAGGTAAAGATTGGTGTTGGCAAGAACCCTGGCATCCTTATCAGCGGTCACGACCTCAGGGACCTCGAGATGTTGCTTGAGCAGACCCAGGGTACTGGTGTTGATGTATACACTCACTCTGAGATGCTTCCTGCCCACTACTATCCCGCATTCAAGAAGTATCCTAACTTCTATGGCAACTATGGTAACGCATGGTGGATGCAGAAGAAGGAGTTTGAATCCTTCAACGGTCCCATCTTGATGACCACCAACTGTATCGTACCTCCAGCCGAATCATACAAGAGCCGTCTCTATACCACCGGAGCAACCGGGTTCCCTGGCTGCAAGCATATTGAAGGTGGCATTGGGGATAAGAAGGACTTCAGTGAAATCATTGAACTTGCCAAGACCTGTCCTGCCCCAACTGAGATTGAATCAGGAGAGATCATCGGTGGATTTGCCCATGAGCAGGTCTTCGCTCTTGCTGACCAGGTAGTGGATGCAGTGAAGAGTGGTGCGATCAAGAAGTTCGTGGTCATGGGTGGTTGTGATGGCCGCTCAAAGAGCAGGGATTACTACACGGAGTTTGCAAAGAATCTGCCCAAGGATACGGTAATCCTGACTGCAGGGTGTGCAAAGTATCGCTATAATAAGCTGAACCTTGGTGATATCGGTGGAATTCCCCGCGTCCTTGATGCTGGTCAGTGCAACGACTCCTACTCCTTGGCACTTATTGCCTTGAAGTTGAAGGAAGTCTTTGGCTTGGATGACATTAATGATCTTCCCATCGCCTACAACATTGCCTGGTATGAGCAGAAAGCTGTTATTGTACTGCTTGCCTTGCTTTACCTTGGTGTGAAGAACATCCACCTCGGGCCTACATTGCCTGCATTCCTTTCACCGAATGTAGCCAGCGTATTGGTTGAGAACTTCGGGATTGCCGGAATCTCATCCGTTGAGGATGACCTTGCAGAATTAATCGGCTAATGAGCTGGTCTAGGTTATTGAAGGGAGCTTCCAGAGAGAGGCTCCCTTCGCTTTGTGCATATCCAAACAAAGGCTGCCTCTCTTTGGAGAAAGGCAGCCATGTTGCAAAGCGATTGATGAAGTACTAGAAGTACCAGCGAAGTGCAGCCCAGGCCATGGAGTTATCCTGGTAGACTCCGAAAGTACCCTCTTCATCACCAACAAATAACTCCACGCCGCCTTCAAGCAAGACTCCATCTCCAAAGTTATAGGAGAGGGATGGCCTTATCAGGGCATTGGCAGGTTCTAGTTCCACATAGGTGAAGAGTTTTGCAGTCAGGCGTTCATCAAGGAATGTATCCTGAACCCTGAAGGTGAGGGTGTGGGCAAACTCCTTGATGGGTCTCATCTGACTCACCAATGAATCATTATGGTCATGGGTGTAGGTAAGCAGATACTGACTCGACCACTGGGCTCCAAGCATATTCCAATCCAGTCCCACTAACGTCTGTATCTGGTTATGGTACTCGATTGAGATGGGTGGATTACTTGTGGTATCAACGCTATTCAACGGTTTTTCGAGAGCTAGAGCAGCCTCTCCCCTGAGCACCACACTTCCCAGGGTTGTATTGAAGCTACCTCCAACAAATCCGTACCGCTCATAACCTTGAGATATTTCTCTTGAGGTCGGAGTAGGAGCAGTTACCCCTGTAACCAAGGGTTCATCGGTGAACACATATCCTACGTTTACCTTCCAGCTTATGGTATTTCCAAACCTACCCAACGAGAGGAATGCCTCACTATTTTCCAGGCTGGACTCTGGCATACTGGGATCATTGATCGTAGCAGTAACTGTTGGAGGAAACGGCATGGAAGGGGTCTGTGCCCACATTGAATCCTGGGAAGGAAGCGTGGATGGGATAAAATGCGTCACCCAGATTCCCTGCAGGGTGTAATCTCCTGCATAATAATCGATCTTGATGGCCGGAACTGCCTTACGGATCTCCGTAAAGTCAGCAAGGATGAAGGACCTCATATCCCTCGGGCTAACCAGGTCGGTAATGAATGCTCCCTCAGCTTCACCCCAGATGACCTTCTGCTTACCGACCCTGAGGTCTGCATCCTGCAGATAGAAATCGAAGTAGGCTTCCTGAAGATTTAATTCAACACCTTCGTTGGGTGTGCTGTACGCTACCGGGTGCAGGGTGAGTTTTCCCAGGTCCCCATAGTAGTCATACTTAAGGTCAGCTGTTATCTCATGCACTGGCATGTCAGCTTGGTCAAATCGAAGGGTGGCATAGTCTCTAACCATGCCGCTGAATACCCCGTCCCCGGCTACTGCCGGTGACAGGACTGCAATGAGTAAAATACTTGCTAGTATGATGTTTTTCCGCTTCATTACTTATCTCCTTGGTCCAATTTTCATCTGTCGTTCACTAAAGAAGCTGTCATTAAAGTCCTGATTGAATTCAACCTCTTCCATTTGAATCCTGGTGGAGGTGTTCTCCTCAAGGTTTCTCATCGTCATATCAGTGATGACATAGATGCCATCAATTGCTTTATATTCGTCGATAGTGAGTGTCTTTGCGAGCGTTCCATCGGGGAGATAGAACTCTTTTTTCAGGCCGAACCACTCTCCATCTACAACCCACGAGAGAGTTCTTGGATAGTCCTCATCACCTTTTGCTATACTCTCTACAACCAGGGTCGAAACCCCGTTCACCGTCTCTTTCCTCAAAACTGTGTGGCTGTCCAGTTCAGGATGTCGGCTTCCCATATCATCGTAGGTAAAGTCAGAACCCATGAACGAGTCGTTCTTGCTGTCACTTGCGATACGCTTCACTCTCCTGAGCGCTGGCAGGTAGATGTACTGGTCATCACTTCTGCCATCCTCATAACTGAAGCTGAGGAAGCTGGTATTTCTTACATCACTGGGGGAGAGGAAGAACATAAGCTTGCTCTCAACCCCATTCTTATCCATTCGGTACTGGGCAATTGTTCGTTCCCTGACCGATCCTCTTGCATTGGTAATGGTCATGATCAGATTGGCACTCATGGTATCCCCGCTATCACGGTTATAGACTTCCCACATTACCTCGCTGCCACTAGGGGTGGCTGCGCTCACGGTAAGTAAGGCGAACGTCAAGAGCAG containing:
- the hcp gene encoding hydroxylamine reductase codes for the protein MDNKMFCFQCQETARNFGCTQVGVCGKQPETANLQDLLIYVTKGLSQVATRLRGENKSVSKDINHIVTYNLFTTITNANFDDEKVTERILLTIEAKKGLLAELSSKEGLSEAALYDNTDTASYEEFSKTVGVLAESNEDVRSLKELIIYGLKGVSAYTKHANNLIKENEELDAFIQSALNDLLEEKSVDELVALTLKTGEWGVAGMALLDGANTGTYGNPEMTKVKIGVGKNPGILISGHDLRDLEMLLEQTQGTGVDVYTHSEMLPAHYYPAFKKYPNFYGNYGNAWWMQKKEFESFNGPILMTTNCIVPPAESYKSRLYTTGATGFPGCKHIEGGIGDKKDFSEIIELAKTCPAPTEIESGEIIGGFAHEQVFALADQVVDAVKSGAIKKFVVMGGCDGRSKSRDYYTEFAKNLPKDTVILTAGCAKYRYNKLNLGDIGGIPRVLDAGQCNDSYSLALIALKLKEVFGLDDINDLPIAYNIAWYEQKAVIVLLALLYLGVKNIHLGPTLPAFLSPNVASVLVENFGIAGISSVEDDLAELIG
- a CDS encoding DUF1302 family protein; this encodes MKRKNIILASILLIAVLSPAVAGDGVFSGMVRDYATLRFDQADMPVHEITADLKYDYYGDLGKLTLHPVAYSTPNEGVELNLQEAYFDFYLQDADLRVGKQKVIWGEAEGAFITDLVSPRDMRSFILADFTEIRKAVPAIKIDYYAGDYTLQGIWVTHFIPSTLPSQDSMWAQTPSMPFPPTVTATINDPSMPESSLENSEAFLSLGRFGNTISWKVNVGYVFTDEPLVTGVTAPTPTSREISQGYERYGFVGGSFNTTLGSVVLRGEAALALEKPLNSVDTTSNPPISIEYHNQIQTLVGLDWNMLGAQWSSQYLLTYTHDHNDSLVSQMRPIKEFAHTLTFRVQDTFLDERLTAKLFTYVELEPANALIRPSLSYNFGDGVLLEGGVELFVGDEEGTFGVYQDNSMAWAALRWYF
- a CDS encoding outer membrane lipoprotein-sorting protein, whose amino-acid sequence is MNTRTTKRISVLALLLTFALLTVSAATPSGSEVMWEVYNRDSGDTMSANLIMTITNARGSVRERTIAQYRMDKNGVESKLMFFLSPSDVRNTSFLSFSYEDGRSDDQYIYLPALRRVKRIASDSKNDSFMGSDFTYDDMGSRHPELDSHTVLRKETVNGVSTLVVESIAKGDEDYPRTLSWVVDGEWFGLKKEFYLPDGTLAKTLTIDEYKAIDGIYVITDMTMRNLEENTSTRIQMEEVEFNQDFNDSFFSERQMKIGPRR